A stretch of DNA from Methanogenium sp. S4BF:
CAGAAGACGGTGTCACGGTGGAGAAGTATGCGCTCGATGAGATAGAGATCCGTCCCTGCAGGGGGTGCAATGCCTGCGAGAAGCTGAACCACTGCATCATGGAGGATGACGATCTTCACTGGGTGCTGGACAGGATAATCGCCGCAGACATCGTGGTGATGGCCTCTCCGGTCTATTGCATGGGACTGTGTGCACAGGCAAAGGCGCTTGTCGACCGGATGCAGGTGCTTCGCTCCCGGAAATATGTGCTCCATCTCCCGGTCATTCCGGCAGAACGGCAGGGAAAACGCCTCGCGGCGTTTCTTTCAACGGCCGGGCAGGACTGGGACTATGTTTTTGACGCCCTCATCCCGTCAGTGAAGTGCTTCTTCCATGTCATGGATATCAAAAACCGCGACATCTCGTACCTTATGGTGAAAAGTGTGGACGAGAAGGGGGCGGTTGCTGCTCACCCGACAGCGACGGCGGACGCAGCAGCCCTCGGAACGCGGATGGTCGAAGAGATCAAAAAGCGGCTTGGTGAAGAGGAAAGCAAAGGAGAACAGGAAAAGAGCCCGGGAAGTCAGGCCTGAGAGGAAAGAGAGAGATATGAAAAAAAGAGATGACACCACTGCTACCGGGGAGAGCAGAGAGGAGAGGGAAATGAGGGAAGGGCTCAGCATGGCCCATAAAGCCAACCGCCCGGTACGGGTGCTGGGCATCTCCGGCAGCCCCCACCGGCGGGGAAACACCGAACAGCTGCTGGACCGCTTTCTGGAGGGGGCTGCAGACGCGGGAGGAGATATCGAGAAAATCGTTCTCTCCACGCTGGACTACCACTCCTGCCGGGGGTGCAATGCCTGCCATAAAACCGGTGTCTGCATCATGGATGATGATCTCATCCCGATTCTTACGAAGAAAGTACCGGAGGCAGACATCGTCGCCCTTGCCTCCCCCATCTACTCCATGTCCATCACATCGGAGATGAAGGCGTTCATCGACCGGGCGCACACCATCTGGGCGCAGAAGTTCAAGCTCAATCTGGTGCATTATGGCAAAGAGCATTTTACCACCCACCCCGGCTACTTCCTGGCAACAGCAGGGATGGAGCGGCCGGATATCTTTGACTACGCCTACCCCGTCATCACCGCATTCTTCAACGGATTCGGCTGCGGCTACACCCCTGACCATAATATCACTGCACCCGGCATGGACCGCTGGGGCGGCATTCAGGGACACCCGACTGCTCTCACCTTTGCCTATATGGCAGGCAAGGAAGCAGTAAAACAGCTTGAGAAGGTGCAGACAGAAACAAGGGCAGAAACGGAAGAGCTGAATAAATAACCCAATTCTTTTTTCAAAATCGCACGGAAAAGACTCTTTTCATGGAAGTCTGTTCGCACAGGATTCTCACCTGCATCATCAGGCAAGAGATCCACATCATTGCGGACGGACCACCATTATTCACAGGAGCTATCCACAGGACCCTCCTTGGGACGGATGTGGGGGGATATATCCGATATCTCCGGATACTGTCAAATAATCAGAGAGTACGGATTTATCGACCAATAAATCGATACGAAAGGTCAGTTTAAAAGAGAAAAAAGACCCTCAGACATCATCCCAATCACTCCGGCAACCCCATCATCATGCCCGATACGCACCGGATCAAACTCCGCCCCCACCGGGAACACTTTAGTAACGGCACGGCTATCCATCGAAACCGCTGCCACCGGGACAAAGACGGAAGAAACGCCGTCTTTATCCACCGTCACCCGCACATACCCAAGTTCCTGGGCGGCACTTGCCGCATATCCTTCCGTCTTCTCGTCGGTGAGATTGTAGAGCAGTCCGCCGCCGGGTGGTGCAACCACATACTGGACGCCGTTCACCGCATACCGCTGGTAGGCATGGACATGCCCGTTAAAGACCATATCGACCCCGTATTCCTCCAAAATCGGGCCCCAGAGATCACGGAGATCCGTCCATCCGCCGGGATGCCGGGTATCGGAGCTGTACGGCGGGTGGTGGAATGCAACAAACGTCCGGGCCGCCGGGCTGTTCTCCCGGCACTCCTGGTTCGCCGCAAGATCTGCCCTGAGCCATGCCGCCTCCTCATCAAAATGCGGGGCAGTCCAGTCGTTTGAATCCAGCACTACGAAGTGCGCATCCCCGCAGTCAAAGGAGTACCACTCCGGCATGCCGAAGGTGTCATACCAGACGGAAGCATTATTCTCATGATTGCCCATCACTGGCATTACGGTGGTATTGGCAAAGAGAGAGTTTCCTGCCGCAAAGAAGCGGTTCCATTCCTCACCATCTTCCACAACACAGACCGTGTCACCCATGTGCATTACAAAGAGGGCATCCGGCTCTGCTGCGGCGATCCGTTCTGCAACCAGCGCATGACGTTCTGCCTGGGTAAAGTAGGGGATCTGTTCCTGTGTATCTCCGTAGACAATGAAGGTGAACGGGCCGTTCTCCGGGAAGGTCCGGAAGGTCAGGTCGCCGGACGTTTCTCTGCCGATGGTGACCATATAATGATAGGTGGTATCCGGCTGAAGACCGGTGAGGTGGACATGGTGGAGAGAGGTATCCGCGTCATCTGTCACCTCCTGTTCATACCGCCCCGTTTCCCGGTAATAGGCATCACCTGCACAGGAAACCGTCCCTCCTACGGCGAGGGAGGACAGCCAGTTCACCGTCGTTTCGTTCACTGTCGTGCCGGTCAGATACGGACCATGGCTGAAAAGAGAGGACCCTCCTCCACTTCCGCTATCATCCGTCATTCCTGTGGCAATGGTATCCGCCGCCCCAAACCCGGTACAGGAGAGCACGAGAAGGAGCATACATGCCATACGTGTCACCTGTTTCATCCTGCATCACTCGCCATTTTTTAAAAAACCTCAATTTTGCATATACTTTCTGTCTTTTTCACCATATTCGGTACGGGACTGATTGGAAGATATTCTGCGCTCCAACCGGAAAAGACCTACCATGAATACATCAGAACCCGGATAATAATATATATATTATTCTCAATTTCTGCACAAACAGACACACTCTTTTAATAATAAAATTAGTTTTTTGAGCGCAAAAACAGACATCAAGATTTATTACCAAATCGATATAATTTCATCATTCAATATTACTATATACAGGATTTGGAGATAGTATGCATTATGCATCTTCCCCGGACGTGGGGGATGATTATCCTCCTCATATGCTCTCTCCTGTGTATCACCTCTGCAGCGGGGGTCACGCCCGACCAGATAACGATCATCTCTGACCAGGATCAGATCAGGGCAGGAGGGACCGGGGCACACATTTTTCTCGAACCGGATTCATCATTCCCCGAAATAGCTGCTGTTTCATTTTCATACCTGAACAGCACCGCAGATCCCTCCGGTGCACTCAGTGTACCCACCGATACCGTTGCTCCCTATGAAACACAGTTCACCTCTGACCATGCCGGCACGGCATATATCCAGGCGAATGTCACATTCACCGGTAATACCACTGAACCCCTCAGCATCATATTTATGCAGGATGTGATTCCGTCTGACCCATATACGTATGAGAGTATTGTACCTGATGCTGTCCAGGCGGCCTCTGCAGGCCCTGTCACCGTACGGATGAGGGATCAGTACGGCAATACCATAACCGCAGATACAAATGCCACCGTCACCTTCTCAGTCTCAAATGAAGGTGCGGGTTTCACAGATGGAATGGAGACCGTCCAGACGATCACCATGCCATTCGATGATGACGGCGACTGCACCGTATCATTCCTTGCACCGAATACCGCAGGGCCGGTGATCATCTCGGTGGACCCCTCGCCAGGCAGTAGCCTGCAGCGCCTCATCACCGTTGATGTAATCGGGGAGCGTATACCCGCTCAGATCACCCAGTATATCGTCACCGTACCACACTATCCGGTAACAAACACCTGCCCCGCAGACGGCATCAGTTATTTCCAGATCAGCTATGTCATCAAGGATCAGTACGGCAACTCAATCGCCAATTACCCGGTGAGTATATCCACTACCCTTGGGGAATCGGGAGAGATTGTCACCGGTGCACAGGGAGTGGCAAAAATGATCTACGGCCCGGAGACCGGCATAGGCAATGTCACCGTTTCCGCCAGTGCGGGCACAGCCACTGTGGCATCCACCCTCTCCTTTATAGGGGGCAGCGGCACCCGGTTCTCAGTCACCTTAAATCCGAATAACATTCCGTCATACGATGTGGACCAGAACGCATTGATCGCAGTCCAGGCCCGTGTGTACAACGATCTCGGCACCGGCGTCTCCGGAGAGACCATTCAGGCATGGATCACCCCGGGAAGCATAAATGCCACAAACACCATGACACAGGAACCGGAAATCTCTGCAACCAGTGAAGGGGGCTTTAGCGGCAGTGCCGTGGCAGCCATTACCGGGGACGATGGATTTGCCACCTTCTTTTTCCGGGCAGGGGCCTTCCCTGTCCGGGGAGCGGACGGGTATGATCCGTTCTCTCGCGGAGGTGCCACCGTCACTGCAATGTGGAACAACCAGACCAAGACCTCACCTGAGATCACCTGGCGCAATTACCCCTACCTGCGGGTCGAGACAGAAGTCTCGGATGTCGACATCGCACCCGGCGACCAGCTGAACGTGACCATCCGGCTGATAGGCGACGGCAATGAACTGCTTACCCATGACCCGATTGACGTAGCTCTCTGCCTCGACCGTGGTGAGGACATGCTCGCCGATGAAGGTGCAGAAGACCGGATGGAACGGGCACGCCGCGCTGCAATGTACCTGGTCGATGGGGGCAGCGAGGAGATGGGCCTCACACCCGGCTATGACCGCGCTGCACTCATCAGCTACAGTGATCCAACGACAGACGCCACCGTTTTCCCCACCGGGGCCGTGGACCTCCACTACATCAGTGACAACCTCCCCACGTTTAACTGGGTGAAACTGGTGGGCGATGACACTGCGTCCATTGACAATCTGGAGAAGAATAAAGGCTATGTACTGGCATCCCATTACCCGGGAAACGGCATTACCGCCTATGCAGACTATGCCACCACTGATGTGGCCTTTGCCGCCGGAAACATCTCAGACTGGAGCGAACTTGAGTCAGCCCTCCGCTACACCGTACCTTTCAAAGCGGATGACACCGGGCAGGCGAGCGCCCCCCTCCGCTATGGGCTAAAGAAATCCATCGAATACCTTGCAGACAATAAACAGGGGAGTGCCATCCAGGCCGTGGTGGTGCTGATGCAGAATAATTACCGGTATTATGGTGACCCCTTTGCAGATAACCCGGAGAATGTGATGATCGTTCTCCCTGATTCAAACACTCTGGCAAAGGGCGGGTCGGATTATTATTACTTTAGTGATCTCCCCTCAGACCAGCAGAACATGGTGAACTATGCACTCGCCAACGATGTGAAAATTTATGCAATCTACTACCCGTCAGGCGGTTCCCAGTCAGACGAAGCGGTCCCGAAACGTCTTGCCGAGGATACCGGCGGCGACTACTACTTCGCGGACAGTGAGGAAGATCTCGCCGAGGCATTCCGCCTGATCCGGGACACCCTGTTGCGGGAGGCAGGGGTCAACACCCGTGTGAACCTGAACTTTGCCGGTATGCCCGAGGATGTCACCTACACAGCAGAGGAGGTGCTGGAGTACCTGCCCCCCACCGCTGTTGACTTCTACAACTGGACTGCTGACCCCTATATCCCTGCCACCCACCTGAGTGGATACCCCTCCACAGAGGACCAGTCTGTCATGTGGCGGGGAGATGACGGAAGCCGGCCGGCGTCCCTCTCCTTTACCGTCGGCAATGTCACGATTAAACAGACATGGACCGTGGACTTCAGCCTGCAGGTGAATGAAACCATCGACAGCACGCTTAACTTCAGCCTCTTTGCAGACGGGTCATATGTTGAGTTCGAAAACCAGGAGGGAGGAAATATTATGGAAATCCTTCCCGAGACAATGATAACCGTCATTCCCGGCCTTACGCCCGATGCGCTTCTGAATGCCACCATCCGGATCACAGCATTTAATCTCATGGCACAGGACGCACAGACCGCACAGCTCGCCTGGAATATCGCCTATGACGGCGCATTCCCGTTTTCAGAAGAGGTTGCCCTGAAAGATACGGGTGATGTGGGAAGTGTCTGGCAGACGGTCAATGCCAGGACATGTTCACCGGAGACAAACAGCAGCACGGGGATTGCATATACAGCTGACCTCGCACCCGGCATCTATTCAGCACGCATCAAAGTCATCACAGAGGATGCAGGATATGATACGGCAACCCTCCCGCTAGTCATCGGTGATGCGCAGGAGTTCTATATCCGGCTGGGATAATCCCCATTTTTATAAATACATTTAAACTGTTTTCTTGAATATATTGGCAAATTTTACGTCAATACGCTCCAAACCCCGTTGGTAAACGCATCTCCGCCGTGCGCCTTCCCGGGCTGACCACAGGAGATGCCGTTTCTTCCCCAGTGAGATCACCATTAAATATTATCTTATCCAACTCAGCTCAGGTATTTTGAATATGACCGAAGACAGCATTGCCGGCAATGGGACAGGGATCGTATCCCTTACCTCAGGCCCTGTTTTTTTCTTTGGTTTTTTTAGCTTTATCAGCTTTAGATAGGGCTTTCGGATAACACAAAAATCCGACAGCCCGTGTATTCTGGTCACCATTCTCAATACCGAGAGGTTTATCCCATGTTTGGAATTTCTGATCCTGGTATCTGGGCAGGTTACCTGCTGTCAGCTCTCCTGACGGCAGCATGTATAGCGTACGGCATCATAAACTGGAAAAAAGGCTCTGAAGAGGGTTTGGAAGATGGCAGTTGACACCCTGACGTTTGCTGCAATCACGCTTGTCTACCTTGGAGCAGTGATATTTCTCGGATATATCGGCTACCGCCAGACAAAAGGAAGCGATGATTTCCTGATCGCCGGAAGACGAATCAATCCGGTGGTGCTTGCACTCTCCTATGGTGCGACCTTTATCAGCACATCCGCCATCGTCGGATTCGGTGGCATATCAGCACAGCTTGGCATGGGCCTCGTGTGGCTGACCGTTTTCTGCATCGGCGTCGGCGTTCTTGCGGCATTCATCCTGTTCGGAAAGAGGACACGGAGCCTCGGGCATGCAACAGGCGCCCTCACATACCCGGATCTTCTGGGGAAATGCTATCAGTCACCCTTTATCAGAAAAGTATCGGCGCTCATCATCATCGTCAGCATGCCGATATACACAGCGGCAATTCTCATCGGCGGTGCACGGTTCATCGAGACAACGCTCACCATCCCCTACGATACTGCCCTCTTTGCATTCGCGGCGATTGTGGCGCTCTATGTTATCCTCGGCGGGCTTATCGCCGTGATGTACACCGATGCACTCCAGGGTGCGATCATGTTTGTCGGGATGACAATTCTGCTCGCCCTGACCTACATATACCTCGGGGGAGTCAGTACGGCAAACGCCGCACTCGATGCACTTGCACCGCTGGTGCCGGAGAACCTTGCCGCAGCCGGTATGACAGGCTGGGCGTCCATGCCGGAATTGCTGTCGCCGATATGGCTCACCATGATCACCACCATGGTCCTCGGAGTGGGCATCGGGGTGCTGGCCCAGCCCCAGCTTGCTGTCCGGTTCATGACCGTGAAAGATAACCGCTCGATTCACCGGGCGGTCATGATCGGGGGGCCGTTTGTACTGATGATGACCGGGGTCGCATTCACCGTCGGGCCCCTTACCAATGTCTGGTTTATGGAGAATTCCGGCATCCTTGCAGTTGATGCCGCCGGAGGGAATGTGGACAGCATCATTCCGCTGTACATCAACTCTGCCATGCCGGATCTCTTTATCATCATCTTTATGCTCGCCCTTCTGGCAGCGGCAATGTCCACCCTGAGTTCTCTCTTCCACACGATGGGAACCACCATAGGATATGATTTAAACCCCCTGGTTAAGGAGGAGAAGCCATCAATGACTGCGATTCAGTTCGGAACGCTTGCGATGATTGTTGTCAGCACGGTCATTGCCTATGCCCTGCCTGCTAACATCATTGCGCGGGCCACCGTCATATTCATGGGTCTATGTGCGGCATCCTTCATTCCGGCATATGCTCATGCACTCTATGCAGAGAAACCATCCGTCTATGCCGCAAAAATAAGCATCCTGGCAGGCGCGGGGTCATGGTTTTTGTGGACCGCATTCGTTCACGTAAAGGAGTCATCCGTTCTCGGCATATCAGATGCCCTTTTCGGGGTGCAGTCCGTTCTTCCGATGCCATGGGGCGTGGTAAACCCGATTGTCATTGCCCTCCCCCTGTCAGCAGCCGCACTCCTGACAATCCTGGCCGTCGAGAAGAGATGCCGCCTGCATAACCCTTAACCCTGTCCACAATGAACATTTCTCCTTCTGATGGACAGTAGATCCCCTCCTTCCTTTTCCCGGAAAAGACTCCGGGCCATTCTCATCGCATCCAGCGCCGCCACATTTATTCTGCCCTTTATCGGTTCTGCCATCAATATTGCCCTCCCCCTTATCGCCGCAGAATTCATGGTGGATGCAGACCTTGTCGGCTGGATCCCCACCGCATACCTGCTTGCCTCCGCAATCTTTCTTATCCCGTTCGGCAGAATTGCTGACACCCTCGGGCAGAGACAGATCTTTCTTATAGGCATCCTCGTGATGGCCGTCTCGCTTGGAGGTGCCGCCCTCTCCCCGGGGTTCTGGCCGCTCTTCGGGATGATGTTTGCGGCAGGCATCGGAAGTGCAATGATCTATGCAACCGGCATTGCCCTTCTCACGATGAACTATCCCCTGCGGGAACGCGGGACGGTCATCGGCATCAATACGTCCATCATCTATATTGCACTCTCCGCAGGGCCCTTCATCGGCGGCATCATCAGCGGTGCCTTCGGCTGGCGGGCTGTCTTCGCGCTGGCGGCAGGCATCGCTGTTCTCTCATTTATCCCGGGTGTGCGTGACATCCCCGCAACCCGGGGAACCGGCCGACAGGGCGGCAGATTCGACTATCCGGGGGCACTCATCTATGCATCCGCCCTCATCCTGCTCATCACCGGCCTCTCCCGGATCCCCGACTTGCAGGGCGGGCTTCTTGCAGCGGCAGGGACAGCCGGACTGGGAGCTTTTCTCTGGTGGGAAGCGCGGGTCCAAAACCCAATCTTTGCCGTGCGGGCCTTTGCCGGCAACCGGATATTTACCTACTCGAATATCGCAGCACTGATCAGCTACGCCGCCACCTTTGCCATCGGATTTCTGCTCTCCTTCTATCTGCAGGGCGTCAGGGGATTCTCGCCCGGTTTTGCGGGCATCATCCTCATCACCCAGCCCGCCGTGATGACCCTCGTCGTCATCTTCTCAGGGAGACTCTCTGACCGGGTTGAACCCCGGATACCTGCCACCGCCGGCATGGCCATCGTCGCAGGGGGACTTGCGGGGTTCGCACTCCTCGGGCCAAATACCTCCCTCCCCGTTGTGGCAGGCCTGCTCATCGTCGTCGGATGCGGATTCGGCATCTTCTCCTCCCCGAATATGAACTCCATCATCAGCGCCCTGCCCGACCATGCCGCCGGTGTCGCCTCGGCGACCGCCGCGACCATGCGGGTCGTTGGCCAGATGCTCTCGATGGCAATTGCGATGATGATATTCTCCATCGTCATCGGCGGTGTGGAGTTCGGCCCTGCAGTCACCGGTGAACTCCTGCTTGCGGTGCAGGTCTGCTTTGCCATCTGTGCCGGTCTCTGCGGCGCAGGCATCTGGTTCTCTGCGGCCCGTGGCAACCTCCGGGACGAATAAGCACACTTCCCTCCCCAACATTCATTCCCTGCTATGCCAACAGAGGTATATACCGGAGTTTTCCATGGATACTGCCACATCCCCGCTGCCGAGACGCACCCTCACGGTGATTCTTTTCGCCGTCTGCCTTGCCTCCTTTGCAACTCCTTTCATCTCCTCAGGTGTCCAGATTGCCCTGCCCCTCATTGCAGCGGCATTCGGGGTCCCGGCCACCCTGCTGGGATGGGTCCCGACCGCGTTTCTCCTTCCCTATGCCATGTTCCTGCTGCCCTTCGGTAAGACGGCTGATATGCTCGGGAGACGGAGATATTTCCTTCTGGGAATAGCCATCATGGGCACCGGCCTCATCTGTGCCGGGCTGGCACCCTCATTCTGGCTGCTGATGGCAGGGATGGCCATCACCGGATTCGGGAGTGCAATGACCTTTGCAACCGCCCTCCCGCTTTTGACCACCAACTACCCCCTGCAGGAGCGGGGAAAAATTATCGGCATCAATACGGCCGTCGTCTATGTAAGCCTCGCCGCCGGCCCGTTTTTCGGCGGCATCATCACCGGCTATCTCGGGTGGCGGGCCCTCTTTCTGGTGACGGCACCGACCATCCTCGCCGCTCTGGCCGTCGGATATTCTGTCATCCCAAAGGACAAAAATAGCGCACCAGAGCGTGTGTTTGATTATCCGGGGACGGTAATCTACGGGGTCTCCCTCATCCTTCTCATCCTAGGCGCCTCCCGCCTGCCTGCCATCTGGGCGGCAGGCCTTGCCCTTGCAGGCGCCTGTGGCCTTCTCGGCTTCTTTTGCTGGGAAACCCGGACAGACGAACCGATCTTCCCTGTCCGCCTCCTCCGCGGCAACCGGGGGTTCACCTATTCAAATATCGCTGCACTCATCAACTATTCATCCACCTATGCAGTTACCTTCCTCCTCTCCCTCTATCTCCAGTATATCAGACTCCTTTCCCCACAGGCGGCAGGCACCATCCTCCTTGCACAACCCGTCCTCATGGCTGTGACAGCGCCTGTAGCAGGCAGGCTCTCGGACCGCATCGAGCCCCGCGTCCTCGCCACCGCAGGCATGGCCATCGTCACCGCCTGCCTCTTTCTCCTCTCCTTTATCGGAAGAGAAACGCCCTTTTTCTTCATCGTGTCGGTGCTGATGGTCCTTGGGCTTGGCTACGGCATCTTCTCACCCCCCAATATGAACTCCATTATGAGCTCGGTTGGGAACGCACAGGCAGGCATTGCATCTGCCACCGCCGCCACCATGCGGGTGCTGGGCCAGAACCTCTCCATGACCATTGCAATGATGGCATTCTCTATCGTGATCGGAACCGTCATCATCACACCTGGCATGACCGAAGAACTCCTCACGGCGACACACTACGCCTTTCTGGCATTCGGCTTCCTCTGCACCGCAGGCGTCTGGTTCTCAGCGGTGCGGGGGAACCTCCGGGATGCTCCGGCAGACCAGAGCAGATAATCCGTATCAGAAACACGAGAGAGTACGCCCATTCTCCTGTGATCTGTCCCGCACATACGGTTCCTGAATCGCATGAGAGAGTCATGCAATGAAGAGCCATCCGGGCGAATGAGTGCCATGGGACTGATTATTGCCCCGTTTCACTGATGTATCCCGCCATCTGAAGAACAGGCCGCTGTCCGGCGGAATGGAAAAAAAAAGAAACGAACAGTGCAGGGCCGAAAGACCGGACCCTGCATTTTTGTGCGTCCACCTCAGAACGCGTTTGCAGGTTTTCGTGCTGCAAGCCAGTCCTGAATCCTGCTGGTAATGGCAAGCACCGCAGGCATCACAAGAATCGCACCCATGAGAGAGAAGGCCACCGTGATCACGGTCACCAGGCCGAAGTTGGCCATGATGGGAAACTCCGAGAGCGTCAGGGCGGAGAAGCCGAAAACCGTTGTCAGACCGGAGATGGTAATCGCGGTTCCGATCTTCTGGATACTGGTCTGGATTGCATCGTGGCACGAAAGCCCCCGTTCGCGTTCCTCATCATACCGCTCCATGATGAGGATCGTATACTCGGATGCGACTCCGATGGTCATCGCACCAAGGGTTGCAGTGAGGATGTTGTACTCCAGACCGAGTACATACATGATGACCGCGTTCCACCCGACGATCATGATGATCGGGATAATCGGCGTTATAGCCGTAGCCTTCCGGTAAATAAGGATGAGGAAGGCAAATATCAGGCCGAATCCCATCAGGTTCATGTCGCTCTTGGACTCGGTGATGCCGTCGATCATGTCACCAAAGAGCACCAGCGTGCCGGTAAAGACCGTAGTCGTACCGGGGTCATTCTCGTACCACCCAAGGTCAACACGCATCTCATCAAGAAGCGCCTTCATACTGTTAAGGTCCAGATCCTCGGTGGAAAACTCAATGACCGCCTCCATCTGGCCATCCGTGTACCGCGACAGGGTAGTCTCAGGAACGAGTTTCAAGAGGGCGGCAATCTGTTCACGGTCCTGCGGAAGGACACCGCCGTTCATCGAGGTAAGGACGCTGGCAATGCTCGTTGCACCGGTGATCTCACTATGCTTCAGTTTTTCATATTCGGTGAATGCATACATCCAGCGCAACGTATCGGGTTCAAAGATGTCGTCACTGCGCACTACGAGTGGTATCGTGGAGGTCGACCCCATCGCACTGCCCAGTTTTTCCATGCTCACCTTGGCAGGCATCGTCGGCGGCACCATCGCCTCCT
This window harbors:
- a CDS encoding MFS transporter, translating into MDTATSPLPRRTLTVILFAVCLASFATPFISSGVQIALPLIAAAFGVPATLLGWVPTAFLLPYAMFLLPFGKTADMLGRRRYFLLGIAIMGTGLICAGLAPSFWLLMAGMAITGFGSAMTFATALPLLTTNYPLQERGKIIGINTAVVYVSLAAGPFFGGIITGYLGWRALFLVTAPTILAALAVGYSVIPKDKNSAPERVFDYPGTVIYGVSLILLILGASRLPAIWAAGLALAGACGLLGFFCWETRTDEPIFPVRLLRGNRGFTYSNIAALINYSSTYAVTFLLSLYLQYIRLLSPQAAGTILLAQPVLMAVTAPVAGRLSDRIEPRVLATAGMAIVTACLFLLSFIGRETPFFFIVSVLMVLGLGYGIFSPPNMNSIMSSVGNAQAGIASATAATMRVLGQNLSMTIAMMAFSIVIGTVIITPGMTEELLTATHYAFLAFGFLCTAGVWFSAVRGNLRDAPADQSR
- a CDS encoding metallophosphoesterase family protein, coding for MACMLLLVLSCTGFGAADTIATGMTDDSGSGGGSSLFSHGPYLTGTTVNETTVNWLSSLAVGGTVSCAGDAYYRETGRYEQEVTDDADTSLHHVHLTGLQPDTTYHYMVTIGRETSGDLTFRTFPENGPFTFIVYGDTQEQIPYFTQAERHALVAERIAAAEPDALFVMHMGDTVCVVEDGEEWNRFFAAGNSLFANTTVMPVMGNHENNASVWYDTFGMPEWYSFDCGDAHFVVLDSNDWTAPHFDEEAAWLRADLAANQECRENSPAARTFVAFHHPPYSSDTRHPGGWTDLRDLWGPILEEYGVDMVFNGHVHAYQRYAVNGVQYVVAPPGGGLLYNLTDEKTEGYAASAAQELGYVRVTVDKDGVSSVFVPVAAVSMDSRAVTKVFPVGAEFDPVRIGHDDGVAGVIGMMSEGLFSLLN
- a CDS encoding flavodoxin family protein, which gives rise to MKKRDDTTATGESREEREMREGLSMAHKANRPVRVLGISGSPHRRGNTEQLLDRFLEGAADAGGDIEKIVLSTLDYHSCRGCNACHKTGVCIMDDDLIPILTKKVPEADIVALASPIYSMSITSEMKAFIDRAHTIWAQKFKLNLVHYGKEHFTTHPGYFLATAGMERPDIFDYAYPVITAFFNGFGCGYTPDHNITAPGMDRWGGIQGHPTALTFAYMAGKEAVKQLEKVQTETRAETEELNK
- a CDS encoding MFS transporter codes for the protein MDSRSPPSFSRKRLRAILIASSAATFILPFIGSAINIALPLIAAEFMVDADLVGWIPTAYLLASAIFLIPFGRIADTLGQRQIFLIGILVMAVSLGGAALSPGFWPLFGMMFAAGIGSAMIYATGIALLTMNYPLRERGTVIGINTSIIYIALSAGPFIGGIISGAFGWRAVFALAAGIAVLSFIPGVRDIPATRGTGRQGGRFDYPGALIYASALILLITGLSRIPDLQGGLLAAAGTAGLGAFLWWEARVQNPIFAVRAFAGNRIFTYSNIAALISYAATFAIGFLLSFYLQGVRGFSPGFAGIILITQPAVMTLVVIFSGRLSDRVEPRIPATAGMAIVAGGLAGFALLGPNTSLPVVAGLLIVVGCGFGIFSSPNMNSIISALPDHAAGVASATAATMRVVGQMLSMAIAMMIFSIVIGGVEFGPAVTGELLLAVQVCFAICAGLCGAGIWFSAARGNLRDE
- a CDS encoding flavodoxin family protein, with the translated sequence MGVNVLAFATSPRRHGNSETLLDALLDAMAAEDGVTVEKYALDEIEIRPCRGCNACEKLNHCIMEDDDLHWVLDRIIAADIVVMASPVYCMGLCAQAKALVDRMQVLRSRKYVLHLPVIPAERQGKRLAAFLSTAGQDWDYVFDALIPSVKCFFHVMDIKNRDISYLMVKSVDEKGAVAAHPTATADAAALGTRMVEEIKKRLGEEESKGEQEKSPGSQA
- a CDS encoding sodium:solute symporter family protein, with the protein product MAVDTLTFAAITLVYLGAVIFLGYIGYRQTKGSDDFLIAGRRINPVVLALSYGATFISTSAIVGFGGISAQLGMGLVWLTVFCIGVGVLAAFILFGKRTRSLGHATGALTYPDLLGKCYQSPFIRKVSALIIIVSMPIYTAAILIGGARFIETTLTIPYDTALFAFAAIVALYVILGGLIAVMYTDALQGAIMFVGMTILLALTYIYLGGVSTANAALDALAPLVPENLAAAGMTGWASMPELLSPIWLTMITTMVLGVGIGVLAQPQLAVRFMTVKDNRSIHRAVMIGGPFVLMMTGVAFTVGPLTNVWFMENSGILAVDAAGGNVDSIIPLYINSAMPDLFIIIFMLALLAAAMSTLSSLFHTMGTTIGYDLNPLVKEEKPSMTAIQFGTLAMIVVSTVIAYALPANIIARATVIFMGLCAASFIPAYAHALYAEKPSVYAAKISILAGAGSWFLWTAFVHVKESSVLGISDALFGVQSVLPMPWGVVNPIVIALPLSAAALLTILAVEKRCRLHNP